One genomic region from Salinicola endophyticus encodes:
- a CDS encoding ABC transporter substrate-binding protein, whose protein sequence is MSLALGGAASAWADPITVTDIAGRQVSVEAPVKRVILGEGRQIYLLAALEPDNPFAHVVGWRHDLAEADPDNYAAYAAKFPEMKQIPTFGGFKDGTFDVEQAASLHPDVVLMNLEAKAATEDAGYDTKLAALGIPIVYVDFREKPLEHTIPSMRLMGRLLGDSQRAEAFIDFSQAQMARVTDKIAAADPARPKVFIDRAGGYSDDCCMSFGPGNFGEYVELAGGHNIADGIIPATFGTLNPEQIIAANPDQVVVTGGNWGAYVPGGNWVGVGPGADMQKARAKLENLTHRTAMSGIAAVKDGQVHAIWHQFYNSPYYFVAVQRLAKWFHPELFADLDPEATLRELHQRFLPVDYAPGYWVSLHDD, encoded by the coding sequence ATCAGCCTCGCCCTCGGCGGTGCCGCCAGCGCCTGGGCCGATCCGATCACGGTGACCGATATCGCCGGCCGCCAGGTGAGCGTCGAAGCGCCGGTGAAGCGCGTCATCCTCGGTGAGGGGCGCCAGATCTACCTGCTCGCCGCGCTCGAGCCCGACAACCCGTTCGCCCATGTGGTGGGCTGGCGCCACGACCTCGCCGAGGCCGACCCGGACAACTACGCCGCCTACGCCGCCAAGTTTCCCGAGATGAAGCAGATCCCCACCTTCGGCGGCTTCAAGGATGGCACCTTCGATGTCGAACAGGCCGCCAGCCTGCATCCGGACGTGGTGCTGATGAACCTGGAGGCCAAGGCCGCCACCGAGGATGCCGGTTACGACACCAAGCTGGCCGCGCTGGGCATCCCGATCGTCTACGTCGACTTCCGCGAGAAGCCGCTCGAGCACACCATTCCCTCGATGCGCCTGATGGGCCGACTGCTCGGCGACAGCCAGCGCGCCGAGGCCTTCATCGACTTCTCCCAGGCGCAGATGGCCCGGGTCACCGACAAGATCGCCGCCGCCGACCCGGCGCGACCCAAGGTGTTCATCGATCGCGCCGGCGGCTACTCCGACGACTGCTGCATGAGCTTCGGTCCCGGCAACTTCGGCGAATACGTCGAGCTGGCCGGCGGGCACAACATCGCCGACGGCATCATCCCCGCCACCTTCGGCACCCTCAACCCGGAGCAGATCATCGCCGCCAACCCCGATCAGGTGGTGGTCACCGGCGGCAACTGGGGCGCCTACGTGCCCGGCGGCAACTGGGTCGGCGTGGGGCCGGGCGCGGACATGCAGAAGGCGCGGGCCAAGCTCGAGAACCTGACCCATCGCACCGCCATGAGCGGCATCGCGGCAGTGAAGGACGGCCAGGTCCACGCCATCTGGCATCAGTTCTACAACAGCCCCTACTACTTCGTCGCCGTGCAGCGCCTGGCCAAGTGGTTCCATCCGGAACTCTTCGCCGATCTCGATCCCGAAGCCACCCTGCGCGAGCTGCACCAGCGCTTCCTGCCGGTGGACTACGCCCCCGGTTACTGGGTATCCCTGCATGACGACTGA
- a CDS encoding iron ABC transporter permease — protein MTTESSRVAAAPSRAAAFTPAAAEDANLYRRLVLRRQLILAALTLALFASLCVDLALGPARFGLDQVIAALFTPGSVEDSLRVILWQIRMPVALMALVVGASLSIAGAQMQTILSNPLASPFTLGISAGASFGAALALAFGVTLVPALVDYAIPLNAFIMAMLTALAIHFLSMRRGVTIETIVLLGIAMVFIFNSLMALIQFFASQQAVSAVVFWTMGSLTKATWPKLGIAFAVLAVVVPLLARHGWALTAMRLGDAKAESLGVKPRALRLEVLIMVSLLAAIAVSFVGTIGFVGLVGPHIARLLLGEDQRFFLPGSALCGALMLSVGSVLSKVIIPGTIIPIGIITSLVGIPFFLFLILNHKKNAW, from the coding sequence ATGACGACTGAGAGTTCCCGCGTGGCCGCCGCGCCGTCGCGTGCGGCGGCCTTCACCCCGGCCGCGGCCGAAGACGCCAACCTCTATCGCCGGCTGGTGCTGCGGCGCCAGCTGATCCTGGCCGCGCTGACCCTGGCGCTGTTCGCCAGCCTGTGCGTCGACCTCGCCCTAGGGCCGGCGCGTTTCGGTCTCGACCAGGTGATCGCGGCGCTGTTCACCCCGGGCTCGGTCGAGGATTCGCTGCGCGTGATCCTGTGGCAGATCCGCATGCCGGTGGCGCTGATGGCGCTGGTGGTGGGCGCCAGCCTGTCGATCGCCGGCGCGCAGATGCAGACCATCCTCAGCAATCCGCTGGCCAGCCCCTTCACCCTCGGCATCTCCGCCGGCGCCAGCTTCGGCGCCGCGCTGGCGCTGGCCTTCGGGGTGACCCTGGTGCCAGCGCTGGTCGACTACGCGATCCCGCTCAACGCCTTCATCATGGCGATGCTGACCGCGCTGGCGATCCACTTCCTGAGCATGCGCCGCGGGGTGACGATCGAGACCATCGTGCTGCTGGGCATCGCCATGGTGTTCATCTTCAACTCGCTGATGGCGCTGATCCAGTTCTTCGCCAGCCAGCAGGCGGTCTCCGCGGTGGTGTTCTGGACCATGGGCAGCCTGACCAAGGCGACCTGGCCCAAGCTCGGCATCGCCTTCGCCGTGCTCGCAGTGGTGGTACCGCTGCTGGCCCGCCACGGCTGGGCGCTGACCGCCATGCGCCTGGGCGACGCCAAGGCCGAGAGCCTGGGCGTCAAGCCGCGGGCGCTGCGCCTGGAGGTGCTGATCATGGTCTCGCTGCTGGCGGCGATCGCGGTCTCCTTCGTCGGCACCATCGGCTTCGTCGGGCTGGTCGGGCCGCACATCGCGCGCCTGCTGCTGGGTGAGGATCAGCGCTTCTTCCTGCCCGGCTCGGCGCTGTGCGGAGCACTGATGCTCTCGGTGGGCTCGGTGCTGTCGAAGGTGATCATCCCCGGCACCATCATTCCGATCGGCATCATCACCTCGCTGGTGGGGATTCCGTTTTTCCTGTTCTTGATCCTCAACCACAAGAAGAACGCATGGTAA